One window of Pyrus communis chromosome 12, drPyrComm1.1, whole genome shotgun sequence genomic DNA carries:
- the LOC137710528 gene encoding catalase isozyme 1-like: MDPYKHRPSSAFNSPFWTTNAGAPVSNNNSSLTVGPRGPVLLEDYHLVEKLANFARERIPERVVHARGASAKGFFEVTHDVSHLSCADFLRAPGVQTPVIVRFSTVIHERGSPETIRDPRGFAVKFYTREGNFDLVGNNFPVFFVRDAMQFPDVIHAFKPNPKSHIQEYWRVLDFLSHHPESLLTFAFLFDDVGVPQDYRHMEGFGVHAYTLISKAGKVHYVKFHWKPTCGVKCLLEDEAIKVGGANHSHATKDLYDSIAAGNFPEWKLFIQTMDPDHEDRFDFDPLDDTKVWPEDILPLQPVGRLVLNKNVDNFFAENEQLAFNPALVVPGVYYSNDKMLQTRLFAYSDTQRHRLGPNYLQLPVNAPKCSHHNNHYDGFMNFMHRDEEIDYFPSRFDPVRHAETFPIPSNIFTGKREKCVIEKENNFKQPGERYRSWAPDRQERFLHRWVDVLSEPRVTYEIRSIWISYWSQADRSFGQKLASRLNVRPSI; this comes from the exons CACCGCCCTTCAAGTGCTTTCAACTCCCCGTTCTGGACCACCAATGCCGGTGCTCCAGTTTCGAACAACAACTCTTCTCTGACTGTTGGACCCAGAG GTCCGGTTCTGCTTGAGGACTACCATCTGGTGGAGAAACTCGCCAATTTTGCTAGAGAACGGATCCCAGAGCGTGTCGTCCATGCTAGGGGAGCCAGTGCAAAAGGTTTCTTTGAGGTCACCCATGATGTTTCTCACCTTTCATGTGCTGACTTCCTTCGAGCCCCTGGAGTTCAGACACCTGTTATTGTGCGTTTCTCCACTGTTATCCATGAGCGTGGCAGCCCTGAAACCATAAGGGATCCTCGTGGTTTTGCAGTGAAGTTTTACACCAGAGAG GGTAATTTTGACTTGGTGGGAAACAATTTCCCCGTGTTTTTTGTCCGTGATGCAATGCAATTCCCGGACGTGATCCATGCTTTCAAACCGAACCCTAAGTCCCACATCCAAGAGTATTGGAGGGTCCTTGACTTCTTATCTCACCATCCAGAAAGCCTGCTCACGTTCGCCTTCCTATTCGATGACGTGGGAGTTCCACAAGATTACAGGCACATGGAAGGCTTTGGTGTTCACGCCTACACTCTTATCAGCAAGGCCGGGAAGGTACACTACGTGAAGTTTCATTGGAAACCCACTTGTGGAGTCAAGTGTTTGTTGGAGGACGAGGCTATTAAGGTTGGAGGAGCTAATCACAGCCACGCTACCAAGGATCTCTATGACTCCATCGCAGCTGGCAACTTCCCGGAGTGGAAACTTTTTATTCAGACAATGGATCCTGATCATGAAGACAGATTTGACTTTGACCCACTTGATGATACTAAGGTCTGGCCTGAAGATATTCTTCCCCTGCAGCCGGTTGGCCGTTTGGTACTGAATAAGAACGTCGATAACTTCTTCGCAGAGAATGAACAACTTGCTTTCAACCCTGCCCTTGTTGTCCCTGGTGTCTATTATTCAAATGATAAGATGCTCCAAACTCGACTCTTCGCCTATTCTGATACCCAGAGGCACCGTCTTGGCCCCAACTATCTGCAGCTCCCGGTTAATGCTCCCAAGTGTTCTCATCACAACAATCACTATGACGGATTTATGAATTTCATGCACAGAGATGAGGAG ATTGACTACTTCCCATCAAGGTTTGATCCTGTTCGCCATGCTGAGACCTTCCCAATTCCTTCTAATATTTTCACTGGAAAGCGTGAGAAG TGCGTCATTGAGAAGGAGAACAACTTCAAGCAACCTGGAGAGAGATACAGATCTTGGGCACCCGACAG GCAAGAGCGATTCCTCCACCGATGGGTTGATGTCCTATCCGAACCTCGTGTCACCTATGAAATTCGCAGCATTTGGATCTCATACTGGTCTCAG GCTGACCGATCCTTTGGTCAAAAACTGGCATCTCGTCTTAACGTGAGGCCGAGCATTTGA
- the LOC137710529 gene encoding catalase isozyme 1-like: MDPYRHRPSSAFNSPFWTTNSGAPVSNNNSSLTVGPRGPILLEDYHLVEKLANFDRERIPERVVHARGASAKGFFEVTHDISHLSCADFLRAPGVQTPVIVRFSTVIHERGSPETLRDPRGFAVKFYTREGNFDLVGNNFPVFFVRDGMKFPDMVHALKPNPKSHIQENWRILDFFSHHPESLHMFTFLLDDLGVPQDYRHMEGSGVNTYTLISKTGKAHYVKFHWKPTCGVKCLLEDEAIKVGGANHSHATKDLYDSIAAGNYPEWKLFIQTIDPDHEDRFDFDPLDVTKIWPEDILPLQPVGRLVLNKNIDNFFAENEQLAFCPAIVVPGVYYSDDKLLQTRIFSYSDTQRHRLGPNYLQLPVNAPKCSHHNNHHEGFMNFMHRDEEVNYFPSRYDPARHAETFPIPSNICTGKREKCVIEKENNFKQPGERYRSWAPDRQERFLHRWVDALSDPRVTYEIRSIWISYWSQADRSFGQKLASRLNVRPSI, from the exons ATGGATCCTTACAGG CACCGCCCTTCAAGTGCTTTCAATTCCCCGTTCTGGACCACCAATTCCGGTGCTCCAGTTTCGAACAACAACTCTTCTCTGACTGTTGGACCCAGAG GTCCAATTCTGCTTGAGGACTACCATCTGGTGGAGAAACTCGCCAATTTTGATAGAGAACGGATCCCAGAGCGTGTTGTCCATGCTAGGGGAGCTAGTGCAAAAGGTTTCTTTGAGGTCACCCATGACATTTCTCATCTTTCATGTGCTGACTTCCTTCGAGCCCCTGGAGTTCAGACACCTGTCATTGTGCGTTTCTCCACTGTTATCCATGAGCGTGGCAGCCCTGAAACCCTGAGGGATCCTCGTGGTTTTGCAGTGAAGTTTTACACCAGAGAG GGTAATTTTGACTTGGTGGGAAACAATTTCCCCGTCTTTTTTGTCCGTGATGGAATGAAATTCCCAGACATGGTCCATGCTCTCAAACCGAACCCTAAGTCCCACATCCAAGAGAATTGGAGGATCCTTGACTTCTTCTCCCACCATCCAGAAAGCCTGCACATGTTCACCTTCCTATTGGATGACCTGGGAGTTCCACAAGATTACAGGCACATGGAAGGGTCTGGTGTTAACACCTATACTCTTATCAGTAAGACCGGGAAGGCACACTATGTGAAATTTCATTGGAAACCCACTTGTGGAGTCAAGTGTTTGTTGGAGGATGAGGCTATTAAGGTTGGAGGAGCTAATCACAGCCACGCTACCAAGGATCTCTATGACTCCATCGCAGCTGGCAACTACCCGGAGTGGAAACTCTTTATTCAGACAATTGATCCTGATCATGAAGACAGATTTGACTTTGACCCACTTGATGTTACTAAGATCTGGCCTGAAGATATTCTTCCCCTGCAGCCAGTTGGACGTTTGGTACTGAATAAGAACATTGATAACTTCTTTGCAGAGAATGAACAACTTGCTTTCTGCCCTGCCATTGTTGTCCCTGGTGTCTATTATTCAGATGATAAGTTGCTCCAAACTCGAATCTTCTCCTATTCTGATACTCAGAGGCACCGTCTTGGCCCGAACTATCTGCAGCTCCCAGTTAATGCTCCCAAGTGTTCTCATCACAACAATCACCATGAAGGATTTATGAATTTCATGCACAGAGATGAGGAG GTTAACTACTTCCCATCAAGGTATGATCCTGCTCGCCATGCTGAGACCTTCCCAATTCCTTCTAATATTTGCACTGGAAAGCGTGAGAAG TGCGTCATAGAGAAGGAGAACAACTTCAAGCAACCTGGAGAGAGATACAGATCTTGGGCACCCGACAG GCAAGAGCGATTCCTCCACCGATGGGTTGATGCCCTATCCGATCCTCGTGTCACCTATGAAATTCGCAGCATTTGGATCTCATACTGGTCTCAG GCTGACCGATCTTTTGGTCAAAAACTGGCATCTCGTCTTAACGTGAGGCCGAGCATTTGA